Proteins encoded within one genomic window of Burkholderiaceae bacterium:
- a CDS encoding Long-chain-fatty-acid--CoA ligase, translating into MIDMPVTEALRRISRVALGDFVHRSALKFGERTAVVDGAIRLNYADLDARSSRFAHHLIATVGSGKQVGMLCLNSADMVVAYNGIHKSGNVWVPINVRLDAATVEYVLVHAEVSAVVVDEALHADPALAAVLGKLGVPLVLTMAAGAAGAGAGAGAVTLAQAEAGRSDALPEIAIAGDAPALVMYTSGTTGSPKGAVHSHASVAAALMGNMAGFGITERDVFSGVLPLFHCAQHCLAATVHMAGGCVVLLRGFVPDEVRASIRNEKYTGFTGLPMMYAALLADPGFRADTMRLAIYAMAPIPKPLIAQIAERMTANVMLATGQTEMYPATMTFRPLEHPNLDANYWGSSLPHNETAVMDDQGHLLGEGEPGEIVHRGANAMLGYLKDAQATAAAQRFGWHHTGDLGMWGPGGQMMFLDRKKDMIKTGGENVASVKVEAVVLAHPGVAGVGVIGLPHPRWAEAVCAFVVKKPGAELDEAALLAHCRQHLGGFEVPKLICFVEALPATSTGKVQKHLLRKQFEKIAEAAWAKEG; encoded by the coding sequence ATGATCGACATGCCCGTTACCGAAGCGCTGCGCCGCATCAGCCGCGTCGCGCTCGGCGATTTCGTGCATCGCAGCGCGCTCAAATTCGGCGAGCGCACCGCGGTCGTCGATGGCGCGATCCGCCTGAACTATGCCGACCTCGACGCCCGCAGCTCGCGCTTCGCGCACCACCTGATCGCCACCGTCGGCAGTGGCAAGCAGGTCGGCATGCTGTGCCTGAACTCGGCCGACATGGTGGTCGCCTACAACGGCATCCACAAGTCGGGCAACGTCTGGGTGCCGATCAACGTCCGGCTCGACGCCGCGACCGTCGAGTACGTGCTGGTGCACGCCGAGGTTTCCGCGGTCGTGGTCGACGAGGCGCTGCACGCCGATCCGGCGCTGGCCGCGGTGCTGGGCAAGCTGGGCGTGCCGCTCGTGTTGACGATGGCGGCCGGCGCCGCCGGCGCGGGCGCGGGCGCGGGCGCGGTGACGCTGGCGCAGGCCGAAGCCGGCCGCAGCGACGCACTGCCCGAGATCGCGATCGCCGGCGATGCGCCCGCGCTCGTCATGTACACCAGCGGCACCACCGGCAGTCCCAAGGGCGCGGTGCATTCGCACGCTTCGGTCGCGGCCGCGCTGATGGGCAACATGGCGGGCTTCGGCATCACCGAGCGCGACGTGTTCTCCGGCGTGCTGCCGCTGTTTCACTGCGCGCAGCATTGCCTCGCGGCCACGGTGCACATGGCCGGCGGCTGCGTGGTGCTGCTGCGCGGCTTCGTGCCCGATGAAGTGCGCGCATCGATCCGCAACGAGAAATACACCGGCTTCACCGGTCTGCCGATGATGTACGCGGCGCTGCTGGCCGATCCGGGCTTTCGCGCAGACACGATGCGCCTCGCGATCTACGCGATGGCGCCGATCCCCAAGCCCCTGATCGCGCAGATCGCTGAGCGCATGACGGCGAACGTGATGCTCGCCACCGGCCAGACCGAGATGTATCCGGCGACGATGACGTTCCGTCCGCTCGAGCACCCGAATCTCGACGCGAACTACTGGGGCAGTTCGCTGCCGCACAACGAAACCGCGGTGATGGACGATCAGGGCCATCTGCTCGGCGAAGGCGAGCCCGGCGAAATCGTGCACCGCGGCGCCAATGCGATGCTGGGCTACCTGAAAGACGCGCAGGCCACGGCCGCGGCGCAGCGCTTCGGCTGGCACCACACCGGCGATCTCGGCATGTGGGGGCCGGGCGGCCAGATGATGTTCCTCGACCGCAAGAAGGACATGATCAAGACCGGCGGTGAGAACGTCGCCAGCGTCAAGGTCGAGGCCGTGGTGCTGGCGCACCCGGGCGTGGCCGGCGTCGGCGTGATCGGCCTGCCGCACCCGCGCTGGGCCGAGGCGGTGTGCGCGTTCGTCGTCAAGAAGCCCGGCGCCGAGCTGGACGAGGCTGCGCTGCTCGCGCACTGCCGCCAGCACCTGGGCGGTTTCGAGGTGCCGAAGCTGATCTGCTTCGTCGAGGCGCTGCCCGCGACATCCACCGGCAAGGTGCAGAAGCACCTGCTGCGCAAGCAGTTCGAGAAGATCGCCGAGGCGGCTTGGGCGAAAGAGGGCTGA
- a CDS encoding Transposase — protein MPKCTDGTMDLGRVGRRIIEANFEGGDIGSDGGVLLLRRVDERIGLSRSAAAVLSDPRDPGRITHGLRELLAQRVYGLCCGYEDLNDHDMLRSDLLMQTAVGRVDALASSPTLCRLESRATRAQALALHGVLIEQFIASHRSAPAELVLDIDASDVPLHGSQESCEFHAYYDHHCYLPLYVFCGQAMLACVLRRSRIDGAKNAAAVIKLIVARLRRAWPQVRIIVRGDSGFCRQRLLRWCERSGVSYIVGLARNARLQAIVQYAEAMLADEYERTGAKQRLIGEFVYAADSWDIERRVITRLEYGAQGNNPRFVVTNLQGDAVQLYERLYCQRGEAENRIKEAQLDLFGTRASCQRFAANQLRLLLAALAYTLMQRLRDLALKNTELERAAAATIRVRLLKIGAAIVRNTRRVRVLLASHHPMRSIFLSAAQALAP, from the coding sequence ATGCCAAAGTGTACCGATGGGACGATGGATTTGGGGCGCGTGGGCCGGCGCATCATCGAGGCCAACTTCGAAGGCGGTGACATTGGCTCGGACGGTGGAGTTTTGCTGCTGCGACGCGTCGATGAGCGCATTGGTTTGAGCCGATCTGCCGCAGCCGTGCTCAGCGACCCACGCGATCCGGGGCGCATCACGCATGGCCTGCGCGAGCTGCTGGCGCAGCGCGTCTACGGGTTGTGCTGCGGCTACGAAGACCTCAACGACCACGACATGCTGCGCTCGGACCTGCTGATGCAGACCGCCGTAGGCCGGGTCGATGCACTGGCCTCCTCGCCCACACTGTGCCGCCTGGAGAGCCGGGCCACACGCGCGCAGGCGCTGGCCCTGCATGGCGTACTGATCGAGCAGTTCATCGCCAGCCACCGGAGCGCGCCCGCGGAACTGGTGCTGGACATCGACGCCTCGGATGTGCCCTTGCACGGCAGCCAGGAGAGTTGCGAGTTCCACGCCTACTACGACCACCACTGCTATCTGCCGCTGTACGTGTTCTGCGGCCAGGCCATGCTCGCTTGCGTCTTGCGGCGCAGCCGCATCGACGGGGCGAAGAACGCCGCGGCCGTCATCAAGCTGATCGTTGCGCGACTTCGCCGCGCGTGGCCCCAGGTGCGCATCATCGTGCGCGGTGACTCGGGGTTCTGCCGCCAGCGCCTGTTGCGCTGGTGCGAGCGCTCGGGCGTGAGCTACATCGTAGGTCTGGCGCGCAACGCGCGGCTGCAGGCCATCGTGCAGTACGCCGAGGCGATGCTGGCCGACGAATACGAACGCACGGGCGCCAAGCAGCGCCTGATCGGCGAGTTCGTCTACGCAGCCGATAGCTGGGACATCGAGCGGCGCGTGATCACGCGGCTGGAGTACGGTGCCCAAGGCAACAACCCGCGCTTCGTGGTGACCAACCTCCAAGGCGACGCCGTCCAGCTGTATGAGCGGCTGTACTGCCAGCGCGGCGAGGCGGAGAACCGCATCAAGGAGGCCCAGCTCGACCTGTTCGGCACCCGGGCCAGTTGCCAGCGCTTCGCGGCCAACCAGCTTCGCTTGTTGCTGGCGGCGCTGGCCTACACGCTGATGCAGCGGCTGCGCGATCTGGCGCTCAAGAACACCGAGTTGGAGCGCGCCGCCGCGGCCACGATCCGCGTGCGACTGCTCAAGATCGGCGCGGCCATCGTGCGCAACACACGCCGTGTGCGCGTGTTGCTGGCTTCGCACCACCCGATGCGCAGCATCTTCCTCAGCGCCGCACAGGCCCTGGCCCCCTGA
- a CDS encoding DNA mismatch repair protein MutS: MLISNDKLDFSTHTPMMQQYLRIKAEHPHTLVFYRMGDFYELFYADAERAARLLGITLTTRGQSAGAPVVMAGVPFHSVENYLARLIRHGESVAICEQVGDVAQAKGPVERRVLRVVTPGTLTDTELLHEKAETVLLALHRGARNRSGLAWLSLTQGELHLAQCDSDEAGDWVQRIAASELLIADDADEGRPGAVGGGAANRTATGAAPVVTRRPAWQFDAAQGRRKLLEQLQVASLAAWDAEEMHEAQAAAAALLAYAEHTQGRVLPHLQQLIVERADELIDLPAATRRNLELTQTLRGEAAPTLFSLLDSCTSGMGSRLLKRWLLEPRRDRSEARARLAAIAVLRGDRHADLGGAPADAAGMTGTTAITAPLQRLRAGLKGIADVERIAARTALGQARPRELVALRHSLQKSELIAKGVPGLAALLTEISADLHPPEGCADLLARALQDEPAALVRDGGVIAAGFDAELDELRALTDNSDAFLLALEARERERTGIQNLRVQFNKVHGFYIEVTHGQTAKVPDDYRRRQTLKNAERYITPELKAFEDKALSAQERALAREKWLYEQLLEQLQPHIATLVRLARALAALDALCALAERSLTLGWCAPEFVREPCVEIRAGRHPVVQARLAETGAGAFIPNDTQLGPKARMQIITGPNMGGKSTYMRQVALIVLLASIGSYVPAESCRLGPIDAIHTRIGAADDLANAQSTFMLEMVEAAQILHAATPHSLVLMDEIGRGTSTFDGLALASGIAAQLHDRTQAFTLFATHYFELTEFPARHHAAVNMHVSATESGHDIVFLHELQAGPASKSYGIQVARLAGMPAAVLNHARAALAALEAQQTEARAQVDLFAPPPAAAAPEPSPVDAALAAIDPDAMSPRDALDALYRLQKLQRQDRGA, translated from the coding sequence TTGTTGATTTCAAATGATAAATTAGACTTCTCTACGCACACGCCCATGATGCAGCAGTACCTGCGCATCAAGGCCGAGCATCCGCACACGCTGGTGTTCTACCGCATGGGGGACTTCTACGAGCTGTTCTACGCCGACGCCGAGCGCGCGGCGCGGCTGCTGGGCATCACGCTCACCACGCGCGGCCAGTCGGCCGGGGCGCCGGTGGTGATGGCCGGCGTGCCGTTCCATTCGGTCGAGAACTACCTCGCACGACTGATCCGGCACGGCGAGTCGGTCGCGATCTGCGAGCAGGTCGGCGACGTGGCGCAGGCGAAGGGCCCGGTCGAGCGCCGCGTGCTGCGCGTGGTCACGCCCGGCACGCTGACCGACACCGAGCTGCTGCACGAGAAGGCCGAGACGGTGCTGCTCGCGCTGCACCGCGGCGCGCGCAACCGATCGGGCCTCGCCTGGCTCAGCCTGACGCAGGGCGAGCTGCACCTGGCGCAATGCGATTCGGACGAGGCGGGCGACTGGGTGCAGCGCATCGCGGCGAGCGAGCTACTGATCGCCGACGACGCGGACGAAGGCCGGCCGGGCGCCGTCGGCGGCGGCGCGGCCAACAGAACCGCGACCGGCGCAGCGCCGGTCGTCACGCGCCGCCCCGCGTGGCAGTTCGATGCGGCGCAGGGGCGGCGCAAACTGCTCGAGCAACTGCAGGTGGCCAGCCTCGCGGCCTGGGACGCCGAAGAGATGCACGAGGCGCAGGCCGCGGCCGCGGCGCTGCTAGCCTACGCGGAGCACACGCAGGGCCGCGTGCTGCCGCATCTGCAGCAATTGATCGTCGAGCGCGCGGATGAGCTGATCGATCTGCCGGCCGCGACGCGGCGCAACCTGGAGCTCACGCAGACGCTGCGCGGCGAAGCGGCGCCGACGCTGTTCTCGCTGCTCGACAGCTGCACGAGCGGCATGGGCAGCCGGCTGCTCAAGCGCTGGCTGCTCGAGCCGCGGCGCGACCGCAGCGAGGCGCGCGCGCGGCTCGCTGCGATCGCGGTGCTGCGCGGCGACCGGCACGCCGACCTGGGTGGCGCACCGGCCGACGCGGCCGGCATGACAGGCACCACGGCCATCACCGCACCACTGCAGCGGCTGCGCGCGGGCCTGAAGGGCATCGCCGACGTGGAGCGCATCGCCGCGCGCACCGCGCTCGGCCAGGCGCGCCCGCGCGAGCTGGTCGCGCTGCGCCATTCGCTACAAAAATCGGAGCTAATAGCGAAGGGTGTACCTGGGCTTGCGGCACTTTTGACTGAAATTTCCGCCGATCTGCACCCGCCCGAGGGCTGCGCCGATCTGCTCGCGCGCGCGCTGCAGGACGAGCCGGCCGCGCTGGTGCGCGACGGTGGCGTGATCGCGGCCGGCTTCGACGCCGAGCTCGACGAGCTGCGCGCGCTCACCGACAACAGCGACGCGTTCCTGCTCGCGCTGGAAGCGCGCGAGCGCGAGCGCACCGGCATTCAAAATTTGCGCGTGCAGTTCAACAAGGTGCACGGCTTCTACATCGAGGTCACGCACGGCCAGACCGCCAAGGTGCCCGACGACTACCGCCGCCGCCAGACGCTGAAGAACGCCGAGCGCTACATCACGCCCGAGCTGAAGGCTTTCGAAGACAAGGCCCTCTCCGCGCAAGAGCGCGCGCTGGCGCGCGAGAAGTGGCTGTACGAGCAATTGCTGGAGCAGTTGCAGCCGCACATTGCGACGCTGGTGCGCCTCGCGCGCGCGCTCGCCGCGCTCGACGCGCTGTGCGCGCTGGCCGAGCGTTCGCTCACCCTCGGCTGGTGCGCGCCCGAATTCGTGCGCGAGCCCTGCGTCGAGATCCGCGCGGGACGCCATCCGGTCGTGCAGGCGCGGCTTGCCGAGACCGGCGCCGGCGCGTTCATACCGAACGACACGCAGCTAGGCCCGAAGGCGCGGATGCAGATCATCACCGGGCCGAACATGGGCGGCAAATCCACCTACATGCGCCAGGTCGCGCTGATCGTGCTGCTCGCATCGATCGGCTCGTACGTGCCGGCAGAGAGTTGCCGGCTCGGACCGATCGATGCGATCCACACCCGCATCGGCGCGGCCGACGACCTGGCGAACGCGCAGTCGACCTTCATGCTCGAAATGGTCGAGGCCGCGCAGATCCTGCACGCGGCGACGCCGCACAGCCTGGTGCTGATGGACGAGATCGGCCGCGGCACCTCGACCTTCGACGGCCTCGCGCTCGCCAGCGGCATCGCCGCGCAGCTGCACGACCGCACACAGGCGTTCACGCTGTTCGCGACCCATTACTTCGAGCTGACCGAATTCCCCGCGCGGCACCACGCCGCGGTGAACATGCACGTGAGCGCGACTGAATCCGGCCACGACATCGTGTTCCTGCACGAGTTGCAGGCGGGGCCGGCGAGCAAGAGTTATGGCATTCAGGTCGCGCGCCTCGCCGGCATGCCGGCCGCGGTGCTGAACCACGCGCGCGCGGCGCTCGCCGCACTGGAGGCGCAGCAGACCGAGGCGCGCGCGCAGGTCGACCTGTTCGCGCCGCCACCCGCTGCGGCCGCGCCCGAACCGTCGCCGGTCGATGCCGCGCTCGCCGCGATCGACCCCGATGCAATGAGCCCGCGCGACGCGCTCGATGCGCTGTACCGGCTGCAGAAACTGCAGCGCCAGGATCGCGGCGCATGA
- a CDS encoding Integrase produces MAKAAATSTGFPGVEVRGNSIRVFFMYKRDRHAHTLPLEPTRNNIKHADQLRSAALFALRNGTYNEADFFPHSRSAASLPLGGKRVGELCDRYKPLKAVDITPETQSRYEVALDICVDTLGRTRMVDALLPEDIQKLRVDLIATRAVSTVNHYLATFSGFLYWCENNHYCGELGKHCVRFTKSIKDPDPLTYEEYLALIEKGCLHPIDKAAVTVAVYTGLRPGELCALAVEDVAPDFSHIKVRRSVTQSVTFKVPKTKKERTVLLQPPAREALKVLVADAEQRETADLTVWLNRHESRIDHVRVLLSPKTQARKAVVNDYFVPSAWNTKWGNLIRRAEIRARPAYQTRHTFACWNLTARGNLAFIANQMGHKDYSMLVTVYGRWIDTESSRELERIWEGMQNMARITPKLHQEAIEESVSC; encoded by the coding sequence ATGGCAAAGGCAGCAGCAACCAGCACGGGGTTTCCCGGCGTCGAAGTGCGCGGCAACTCGATCCGCGTCTTTTTCATGTACAAGCGTGATAGGCATGCCCATACGCTTCCCCTAGAGCCGACCCGCAACAACATCAAGCATGCCGACCAGTTGCGCAGCGCGGCACTGTTCGCGTTGAGGAACGGCACCTACAACGAGGCCGACTTCTTCCCGCATTCACGCTCTGCCGCGAGCTTGCCCCTTGGCGGCAAGCGTGTGGGCGAACTGTGCGACCGCTACAAGCCGCTGAAGGCGGTGGACATCACACCGGAAACACAATCGCGCTACGAAGTCGCTCTCGACATCTGCGTGGACACGCTCGGCCGCACGCGCATGGTCGATGCCCTGCTCCCCGAGGACATCCAGAAGCTGCGCGTGGACCTGATCGCCACGCGGGCCGTGTCCACGGTAAACCACTATCTGGCGACGTTCTCCGGCTTCCTCTACTGGTGCGAGAACAACCACTACTGCGGCGAACTCGGCAAGCATTGCGTGCGCTTCACCAAGAGCATCAAAGATCCTGACCCGCTGACTTACGAAGAGTACCTGGCGCTCATCGAGAAGGGATGCTTGCATCCCATCGACAAGGCCGCCGTGACGGTGGCGGTCTATACCGGGCTTCGGCCGGGCGAGCTGTGCGCCTTGGCCGTGGAGGACGTGGCACCGGATTTCAGTCATATCAAGGTGCGCCGTTCGGTAACGCAGTCGGTGACGTTCAAAGTGCCCAAGACGAAGAAGGAGCGCACCGTGCTGCTGCAGCCGCCGGCGCGCGAGGCACTGAAGGTGCTGGTCGCCGATGCGGAGCAGCGCGAGACGGCCGACCTGACCGTATGGCTCAATCGGCATGAATCGCGCATCGACCACGTGCGTGTGCTCCTGTCGCCGAAGACGCAGGCACGCAAGGCGGTCGTGAACGACTACTTCGTGCCAAGCGCCTGGAACACTAAGTGGGGCAACCTCATCCGGCGCGCGGAGATTCGTGCACGGCCGGCCTATCAGACTCGCCACACCTTCGCCTGCTGGAACCTGACGGCCCGGGGCAACCTGGCCTTCATCGCCAACCAGATGGGGCACAAGGACTACTCGATGCTGGTGACGGTCTACGGACGATGGATAGACACGGAGTCCTCCAGGGAACTTGAGCGCATCTGGGAGGGCATGCAAAACATGGCTCGGATTACACCAAAATTACACCAAGAAGCGATTGAGGAGTCCGTAAGTTGTTGA
- a CDS encoding putative phage excisionase yields MGNPSQWVLIKRFAEITGYSENAVRHKIKGGIWIEGRIWRKAPDGRIFVNLGEFERWVESDALAHSF; encoded by the coding sequence ATGGGCAATCCGAGCCAGTGGGTACTCATCAAGCGCTTCGCCGAAATCACCGGCTATAGCGAGAACGCCGTGCGGCACAAGATCAAGGGCGGCATCTGGATCGAGGGCCGCATCTGGCGGAAGGCCCCTGACGGACGAATTTTCGTGAACCTGGGCGAGTTCGAGCGCTGGGTCGAGAGCGATGCACTTGCCCACTCCTTCTAG
- a CDS encoding Archaeal/vacuolar-type H+-ATPase subunit A — MNDKSHVSLEQHVCLVCGTAFDTGAILLDKRLRASMERHTATGWGLCPEHQKLSDDGFVALVECDPQRSGSQAGGRMKPEQAYRTGRLAHLRRTVFAQVFNVPIADEQACVFVEPGVIEQLQSMTAPAAN; from the coding sequence ATGAACGACAAATCACACGTTTCCCTCGAACAGCACGTTTGCCTGGTCTGCGGCACGGCGTTCGATACCGGCGCCATTCTGCTGGACAAGCGCCTGCGCGCGAGCATGGAGCGCCATACGGCGACCGGCTGGGGCCTGTGCCCCGAGCATCAGAAGCTGTCCGACGATGGCTTTGTCGCGCTGGTCGAATGCGATCCGCAGCGCAGCGGCTCGCAGGCCGGCGGGCGCATGAAGCCCGAACAGGCATACCGGACGGGCCGGCTGGCCCATCTGCGGCGCACGGTGTTCGCGCAGGTGTTCAACGTGCCGATCGCGGACGAGCAGGCTTGCGTCTTCGTTGAGCCTGGCGTGATCGAGCAGTTGCAGTCGATGACAGCGCCGGCGGCGAACTGA
- a CDS encoding DUF2958 domain-containing protein, with product MNNALITDEQRVVLLANGRESLENPDFDPAPVVKLFTPDAGATWLLTAIDPDDHDHAFGLCDLGLGAPEIGWVSLGELAAVRGGLGLPIERDLSFRAEKRLSAYARDARLAGRVVV from the coding sequence ATGAACAACGCACTCATCACTGACGAGCAGCGCGTCGTGCTGCTGGCCAACGGCCGCGAATCCTTGGAGAACCCGGACTTCGATCCGGCCCCCGTGGTCAAGCTGTTCACGCCGGACGCCGGCGCGACCTGGCTGCTGACCGCGATTGATCCCGATGACCACGACCACGCCTTTGGTCTTTGTGACCTGGGCCTGGGGGCGCCGGAAATCGGCTGGGTCAGCTTGGGCGAACTGGCGGCGGTGCGCGGCGGGCTGGGCCTGCCGATCGAGCGCGACCTGTCTTTCCGCGCCGAGAAGCGGTTGAGCGCCTATGCGCGCGATGCGCGACTGGCTGGCCGGGTTGTTGTCTGA
- a CDS encoding DUF932 domain-containing protein has translation MQLASRFASHSPALRSDYPLSDDQIHRVAPSIFADAPHESRSQRYAYIPTAAVLTELRKEGFQPFMVTQTRVRDEGKREHTKHMLRLRHASQINGAEANEIVLLNSHDGTSSYQMLAGMFRFVCSNGLVCGDTVADVRVPHKGDVAGSVIEGAFEVLSGFERVKESRDAMRAITLDEGESEVFARSALALKYDPADNKPAPITESQILMPRRFDDRRPDLWSVFNRTQENLTKGGLHGRSANGRRQQTRPVQGIDSDVRLNRALWMLADGLRQLKA, from the coding sequence ATGCAACTCGCATCCCGCTTCGCTTCCCACTCCCCGGCGCTGCGCAGCGACTACCCGCTGTCCGATGACCAGATTCATCGCGTGGCCCCGTCCATCTTCGCGGATGCCCCGCACGAAAGCCGTTCGCAGCGGTACGCCTATATCCCCACCGCCGCCGTACTGACCGAGCTTCGCAAAGAAGGCTTTCAGCCTTTCATGGTGACGCAGACCCGCGTGCGCGATGAAGGCAAGCGCGAGCACACGAAACACATGCTGCGCCTGCGCCATGCCAGCCAGATCAACGGCGCGGAGGCTAACGAAATCGTGCTGCTGAACTCCCATGACGGCACGAGCAGCTATCAGATGCTGGCCGGAATGTTCCGCTTCGTTTGCAGCAATGGCCTTGTCTGCGGCGACACCGTGGCGGACGTGCGCGTGCCCCACAAGGGCGACGTGGCCGGTTCCGTCATCGAAGGCGCTTTCGAGGTGTTGAGCGGCTTCGAGCGCGTGAAGGAATCCCGCGATGCCATGCGCGCAATCACGCTGGACGAAGGCGAGTCCGAAGTGTTCGCCCGTTCCGCGCTGGCCCTCAAGTACGACCCCGCCGACAACAAGCCCGCGCCCATCACCGAATCGCAAATCCTGATGCCGCGCCGGTTCGACGACCGCCGCCCCGACCTGTGGAGCGTGTTCAACCGCACGCAGGAGAACTTGACCAAGGGCGGATTGCATGGCCGCAGCGCCAACGGACGCCGCCAGCAGACCCGACCCGTGCAGGGCATTGATTCCGATGTGCGCCTGAACCGCGCCCTCTGGATGCTGGCCGATGGCCTGCGCCAG